The proteins below are encoded in one region of Ricinus communis isolate WT05 ecotype wild-type chromosome 6, ASM1957865v1, whole genome shotgun sequence:
- the LOC8259315 gene encoding DNA-directed RNA polymerases II, IV and V subunit 11, which yields MNAPDRYERFVVPEGTKKVSYERDTKIINAASFTVEREDHTIGNILRMQLHRDENVLFAGYRLPHPLQYKIIVRIHTTSQSSPMQAYNQAINDLDKELDHLKSAFEGELAKFSRDY from the exons atGAATGCGCCAGACCGATACGAGCGATTCGTTGTTCCAGAAGGCACCAAAAA GGTTTCATACGAAAGAGACACCAAGATTATCAATGCGGCGTCGTTTACTGTAGAGCGAGAAGACCACACTATCGGCAACATTCTTCGCAT gcAGCTACACAGAGATGAAAATGTGCTCTTTGCTGGTTACAGGCTACCTCATCCTCTCCAGTACAAAATCATTGTTAGG ATTCATACAACTAGCCAGTCTTCGCCAATGCAAGCGTATAACCAGGCTATCAATGATCTCGATAAGGAACTTGACCATTTGAAGAGTGCATTCGAG GGTGAGTTGGCCAAGTTTTCAAGGGATTATTAA
- the LOC8259314 gene encoding uncharacterized protein LOC8259314 isoform X2, whose protein sequence is MVAAEDYARRFESGDMAVATKDVAGHEQGLSNANVMCRMCFLGEAEGSERARRMLSCKSCGKKYHRSCLKSWAQHRDLFHWSSWTCPSCRICEICRRTGDPNKFMFCKRCDGAYHCYCQHPPHKNVSSGPYLCPKHTRCHSCGSSVPGNGLSVRWFLGYTCCDACGRLFVKGNYCPVCLKVYRDSESTPMVCCDICQRWVHCSCDGISDEKYLQFQVDGNLQYKCATCRGECYQVKDHEDAVQELWRRRDEADRGLIASLRAAAGLPTQEDIFSISPYSDDEENGPMMLKNEFGRSLKLSLKGLVDKSPKKNKEYVKKPSYKKFANRKGLNRTESHQHEIQSLGHSSDDNKNDNLESHDKGRPGVYSSSIAGVVNHAEGNCSVNQTGVLKHKYVDEVMVSDGERTSRIVRLKNKKPHDLDSGDDAEKHAIKFKSVKAKKLVINLGARKINVTNSHRSDASSCQRDQDMTTPNGSEDTGQHLMSDRFVGDRHEGNARFGDGDTVDHSVQIRSLKFPRREGNFIKFGKVKNETSNLNPKFQTGSDADGEKMVSVSSSKRSIDGCGTAVGPVDEVPTLRSDKVSIGKQLEVRSETHAESNDDSGDASLPKDSKISLKLKIKNPNLLNQYSRKPPPEEEKSSIRGQRSKRKRPSSFMDKSLFNENEDITQAHQDSEMLEASWILKKLGKDAIGKRVEVHQPSDNSWHKGVVSDTVEGTSMISVTLDDSRVKTLQLGKQAVRFVPQKQKRSREG, encoded by the exons ATGGTTGCTGCTGAGGATTATGCCAGACGGTTTGAGTCTGGTGATATGGCG gTTGCCACAAAAGATGTTGCTGGACATGAGCAAGGTCTGTCCAATGCGAATGTAATGTGCCGAATGTGCTTTTTGGGTGAAGCAGAAGGAAGTGAGAGGGCAAGGAGGATGCTTTCATGCAAAAGTTGTGGCAAGAAGTATCACAGGAGCTGTTTGAAATCTTGGGCTCAACATAGag ATTTATTTCACTGGAGTTCATGGACATGTCCTTCTTGCCGAATATGTGAG ATATGCCGAAGAACGGGAGATCCAAATAAATTCATGTTCTGCAAAAGGTGTGATGGTGCATACCATTGTTATTGCCAGCATCCTCCACACAAG AATGTGAGTTCTGGACCATACTTGTGCCCGAAACATACAAGGTGTCATAGTTGTGGGTCTTCTGTACCAGGAAATGGCCTAAGTGTGAG GTGGTTTCTGGGATACACTTGCTGTGATGCCTGTGGAAGATTGTTTGTGAAGGGAAATTATTGCCCTGTGTGTCTGAAG GTTTACAGAGATTCAGAATCGACACCAATGGTTTGTTGTGATATTTGCCAGCGGTGGGTGCACTGTAGTTGTGATGGCATCAG tgatgaaaaatatttacagTTTCAAGTGGATGGAAATCTGCAGTACAAATGTGCCACATGCCGTGGAGAGTGCTACCAG GTAAAGGATCATGAAGATGCTGTTCAAGAGCTCTGGAGGAGACGAGATGAAGCTGATAGAGGTTTAATTGCAAGCTTGAGGGCTGCTGCTGGGTTGCCAACTCAGGaagatattttttctatttcaccCTACTCTGATGACGAAGAAAATGGTCCCATGATGCTCAAGAATGAATTTGGACGTTCTTTAAAGCTCTCTCTCAAAGGGTTAGTTGACAAGTCTCCAAAGAAGAACAAGGAATATGTAAAAAAACCTTCATATAAGAAATTTGCTAACAGAAAAGGATTAAATAGGACAGAGTCACATCAGCATGAGATTCAATCTTTAGGACACAGTTCGGATGATAACAAAAATGACAATTTGGAGTCTCATGATAAAGGAAGACCAGGTGtatattcttcttctattgCAGGAGTTGTGAACCATGCTGAAGGAAACTGTTCTGTTAATCAGACTGGGGTTTTGAAACACAAATATGTTGACGAGGTGATGGTGAGTGATGGGGAACGGACATCTAGGATTGTTAGACTGAAGAATAAGAAGCCTCATGATTTGGATAGCGGGGATGATGCTGAAAAACATGctatcaaatttaaatctgTGAAGGCCAAGAAGCTGGTTATTAATCTAGGTGCTCGAAAAATAAATGTAACCAATTCTCATAGATCTGATGCATCCAGCTGCCAAAGAGATCAAGATATGACAACTCCCAATG GCAGTGAAGATACAGGCCAACATCTAATGAGTGACAGGTTCGTGGGGGATAGACATGAAGGCAATGCTAGATTTGGTGATG GAGATACAGTTGATCACTCTGTCCAAATAAGAAGTTTGAAGTTTCCTCGGAGGGAAGGAAATTTTATCAAGTTCGGaaaagtgaaaaatgaaaCTTCTAACTTAAATCCCAAATTTCAGACAGGGAGTGATGCTGATGGTGAAAAAATGGTTTCGGTTTCATCAAGTAAAAGAAGCATTGATGGATGTGGGACAGCTGTTGGGCCTGTAGATGAAGTCCCCACATTAAGAAGTGATAAGGTGTCTATAGGGAAGCAACTAGAAGTCAGGTCTGAGACACATGCTGAAAGCAATGATGATTCTGGTGATGCATCTTTGCCAAAAGACTCCAAAATTTCACTGAagttaaagattaaaaatccTAATCTTTTAAACCAATATTCTCGAAAGCCTCCACCTGAGGAAGAAAAGAGTTCCATAAGGGGCCAAAGGTCAAAAAGAAAGAGACCGTCAAGCTTTATGGACAAATCActttttaatgaaaatgaagataTCACTCAAGCACACCAAGATAGTGAGATGCTGGAAGCTAGTTGGATATTGAAAAAGTTGGGTAAAGATGCAATTGGAAAGAGAGTTGAAGTTCACCAGCCATCTGACAATTCATG GCATAAGGGAGTGGTCTCTGACACTGTTGAAGGCACATCGATGATATCAGTCACTCTGGATGACAGTAGAGTAAAAACCTTACAACTTGGGAAGCAAGCGGTCCGCTTTGTTCCTCAAAAGCAAAAGAGGTCACGTGAAGGTTGA
- the LOC8259316 gene encoding cation/H(+) antiporter 28 codes for MAAQKANMNPKSPAQESTCQNFITYTVRNGPGKIVGLILTFILSHLLHHLLRPLSQPRIASDIVIGLLIGNIPWVRDSFDEKFITTLNFVAEFGMICYMFVLGMEMDPYVIFKPPTQPAIIAYAGMVSTFILACSITPFLQYSKQADIGFTLSLSITLSGSGSHILTRIITNLKIGKSDIGKLVIAAGVHSDMISMLLICIGYVFIPPSSRVADISAQFTKALTMSSALLLQTIFAAKVSPVFLNWVNNENPEGKPMKGSHLVLSIAFMVMVCTASPIYGYSPILSAFMAGIFLPSEGRVSKWAVGKINYLLTTIFFPLFFFWMGYHANLHKFEPGQLATWGRFAVLTVIALFGKMVGTVICGAMLGYHWRESAELGLLLTAKGHFHVFLAILLSTFGVTSTSVSCMMVIVIFFTVVHTPSIVMEIIQRARKRAPTHRRALQWLDPSTELRILLCIHGQHNVPSTINFMEISRGTSDPGILVYATDMVELTEQIAATLVQSNGVDTVTVTDKQVTDMRDQITQSIQAYVDENGDGITLRRMLALSTFNSMAQDICILAEDLMISLIILPFHKSQRSDGTLDGGHPGFRYVNRKILRNAPCSVGILVDRGLGLAEKISTMPRSFHVAVIFIGGKDDREALAYAGRVARHPGVKLTVIRFLLDDNSDQISRRAGGFRINQAEQEAEMKLDDECFAHFYERYVAGGHVSYMEKHLANSAETYATLKSLEGQYALIIVGRGGRVNSILTVGMNDWQQCPELGPIGDVLSGSSFSQKTSVLIVQQHHLRGELKGVDDDFSIM; via the exons ATGGCAGCCCAGAAGGCTAATATGAATCCTAAATCACCAGCACAGGAATCAACTTGTCAGAATTTTATAACATATACTGTTAGAAATGGACCTGGCAAAATTGTTGGACTCATCCTGACGTTTATTTTAAGTCATCTTTTACACCATCTGCTTAGGCCTCTTTCTCAACCTCGCATAGCTTCTGATATTGTT ATAGGACTGCTAATTGGAAACATACCATGGGTACGGGACTCTTTCGACGAAAAGTTTATAACGACACTAAATTTTGTGGCAGAATTTGGAATGATTTGCTATATGTTTGTGTTAGGGATGGAAATGGATCCATATGTGATCTTTAAACCACCAACTCAGCCTGCAATAATAGCCTATGCAGGGATGGTATCCACATTCATTTTGGCTTGCAGTATAACCCCATTTCTGCAGTATTCTAAACAAGCAGATATAGGCTTTACCCTTTCTCTCTCAATCACCCTCTCCGGCAGTGGCTCGCACATCCTAACTCGGATCATAACCAATCTCAAAATAGGCAAATCGGATATAGGAAAGCTTGTGATTGCAGCAGGAGTGCATTCTGATATGATATCCATGCTTCTCATCTGCATTGGATATGTTTTTATTCCTCCATCATCAAGAGTTGCTGATATTTCTGCCCAATTCACGAAAGCCTTAACTATGAGTTCTGCCCTGCTGCTTCAAACAATTTTTGCAGCCAAAGTCTCACCTGTTTTTCTGAACTGGGTAAACAATGAAAACCCTGAAGGGAAACCTATGAAAGGTTCACATTTAGTACTCTCAATTGCTTTCATGGTCATGGTTTGTACTGCCTCGCCAATTTATGGATACAGCCCTATTCTCAGTGCATTCATGGCAGGAATCTTTCTACCAAGTGAGGGAAGAGTCTCAAAATGGGCAGTTGGTAAAATCAATTATCTGTTAACAACCATTTTCTTCccacttttcttcttttggatGGGTTATCATGCTAATCTCCATAAATTTGAACCTGGACAATTGGCAACATGGGGAAGATTCGCTGTCCTTACAGTAATAGCATTATTTGGAAAAATGGTCGGAACAGTCATTTGTGGAGCAATGTTAGGTTATCATTGGCGTGAATCTGCTGAACTCGGATTGCTCTTGACTGCAAAGGGTCATTTCCATGTATTCTTGGCTATTCTCTTGAGCACT TTTGGAGTTACAAGTACTTCAGTCTCCTGTATGATGGTTATTGTGATATTCTTTACTGTCGTACACACTCCATCAATTGTGATGGAAATCATCCAAAGAGCGAGGAAACGTGCACCAACTCATCGGAGGGCACTTCAATGGCTTGATCCCTCAACTGAGCTTCGGATCCTGCTATGCATTCATGGACAGCATAATGTGCCTTCAACTATCAACTTCATGGAGATTTCTAGAGGGACATCTGACCCTGGAATTCTGGTTTATGCAACTGACATGGTTGAACTCACAGAGCAAATAGCTGCCACATTGGTGCAGAGTAATGGGGTGGACACTGTGACAGTAACTGATAAGCAAGTCACAGACATGAGAGATCAAATAACTCAGTCAATCCAAGCTTATGTGGATGAAAATGGTGATGGTATCACTCTCAGAAGAATGCTTGCTCTTTCAACTTTTAATTCCATGGCACAAGATATCTGCATTTTAGCGGAGGACTTAATGATCTCCTTGATCATATTGCCTTTCCACAAGAGTCAACGCTCTGATGGAACATTAGACGGTGGTCATCCTGGTTTCCGTTACGTAAACCGCAAG ATTCTTAGAAATGCCCCATGTTCAGTAGGGATTCTTGTAGATAGAGGTCTTGGATTGGCAGAGAAGATATCAACTATGCCAAGGTCATTCCATGTAGCAGTCATCTTCATTGGTGGCAAAGACGACAGAGAAGCATTGGCATATGCAGGTCGTGTTGCTAGACATCCAGGAGTGAAGTTGACAGTGATAAGATTTCTACTGGATGACAACTCAGATCAAATCTCAAGAAGAGCTGGCGGTTTCAGAATAAATCAAGCTGAGCAGGAAGCAGAGATGAAGCTTGACGACGAGTGTTTCGCTCACTTCTACGAAAGATATGTCGCAGGAGGGCATGTATCCTATATGGAGAAGCATCTTGCGAATTCAGCTGAGACCTATGCAACTCTGAAATCATTGGAAGGGCAGTATGCACTGATCATAGTGGGACGAGGAGGAAGGGTGAACTCAATACTGACAGTTGGGATGAATGATTGGCAGCAGTGTCCAGAATTAGGTCCCATAGGGGATGTGCTATCCGGTTCTAGTTTCTCACAGAAGACCTCAGTCTTAATCGTCCAACAACACCACCTTAGAGGAGAACTCAAGGGAGTGGACGACGATTTCTCTATCATGTAA
- the LOC8259314 gene encoding uncharacterized protein LOC8259314 isoform X1, giving the protein MAFHVACPITCRRICYCALGFPRDLQNAKSKAEFLLEVSRIEEFLKDPFRIRDFDDSSSTVQVLVPKVLPVPAPPPPAPSLSSSLAAVPAVGEDGGGGGGLGEEASAHTKRVALQKKAAAAMVAAEDYARRFESGDMAVATKDVAGHEQGLSNANVMCRMCFLGEAEGSERARRMLSCKSCGKKYHRSCLKSWAQHRDLFHWSSWTCPSCRICEICRRTGDPNKFMFCKRCDGAYHCYCQHPPHKNVSSGPYLCPKHTRCHSCGSSVPGNGLSVRWFLGYTCCDACGRLFVKGNYCPVCLKVYRDSESTPMVCCDICQRWVHCSCDGISDEKYLQFQVDGNLQYKCATCRGECYQVKDHEDAVQELWRRRDEADRGLIASLRAAAGLPTQEDIFSISPYSDDEENGPMMLKNEFGRSLKLSLKGLVDKSPKKNKEYVKKPSYKKFANRKGLNRTESHQHEIQSLGHSSDDNKNDNLESHDKGRPGVYSSSIAGVVNHAEGNCSVNQTGVLKHKYVDEVMVSDGERTSRIVRLKNKKPHDLDSGDDAEKHAIKFKSVKAKKLVINLGARKINVTNSHRSDASSCQRDQDMTTPNGSEDTGQHLMSDRFVGDRHEGNARFGDGDTVDHSVQIRSLKFPRREGNFIKFGKVKNETSNLNPKFQTGSDADGEKMVSVSSSKRSIDGCGTAVGPVDEVPTLRSDKVSIGKQLEVRSETHAESNDDSGDASLPKDSKISLKLKIKNPNLLNQYSRKPPPEEEKSSIRGQRSKRKRPSSFMDKSLFNENEDITQAHQDSEMLEASWILKKLGKDAIGKRVEVHQPSDNSWHKGVVSDTVEGTSMISVTLDDSRVKTLQLGKQAVRFVPQKQKRSREG; this is encoded by the exons ATGGCCTTTCACGTAGCTTGCCCAATTACATG CCGTCGGATTTGCTACTGCGCGCTAGGGTTTCCGAGAGATCTCCAGAACGCGAAATCGAAGGCGGAGTTTCTGTTAGAAGTTTCGAGAATCGAGGAGTTCTTGAAAGATCCTTTTCGAATTAGGGATTTTGACGATTCCTCTTCCACTGTTCAGGTTCTTGTTCCTAAGGTTTTACCGGTTCCGGCGCCGCCGCCGCCTGCTCCGTCGTTGTCGTCGTCGCTCGCTGCTGTTCCTGCCGTAGGAGAAGATGGCGGCGGCGGCGGGGGGTTGGGAGAGGAGGCGTCGGCTCATACTAAGCGCGTTGCGCTTCAGAAAAAGGCTGCGGCTGCTATGGTTGCTGCTGAGGATTATGCCAGACGGTTTGAGTCTGGTGATATGGCG gTTGCCACAAAAGATGTTGCTGGACATGAGCAAGGTCTGTCCAATGCGAATGTAATGTGCCGAATGTGCTTTTTGGGTGAAGCAGAAGGAAGTGAGAGGGCAAGGAGGATGCTTTCATGCAAAAGTTGTGGCAAGAAGTATCACAGGAGCTGTTTGAAATCTTGGGCTCAACATAGag ATTTATTTCACTGGAGTTCATGGACATGTCCTTCTTGCCGAATATGTGAG ATATGCCGAAGAACGGGAGATCCAAATAAATTCATGTTCTGCAAAAGGTGTGATGGTGCATACCATTGTTATTGCCAGCATCCTCCACACAAG AATGTGAGTTCTGGACCATACTTGTGCCCGAAACATACAAGGTGTCATAGTTGTGGGTCTTCTGTACCAGGAAATGGCCTAAGTGTGAG GTGGTTTCTGGGATACACTTGCTGTGATGCCTGTGGAAGATTGTTTGTGAAGGGAAATTATTGCCCTGTGTGTCTGAAG GTTTACAGAGATTCAGAATCGACACCAATGGTTTGTTGTGATATTTGCCAGCGGTGGGTGCACTGTAGTTGTGATGGCATCAG tgatgaaaaatatttacagTTTCAAGTGGATGGAAATCTGCAGTACAAATGTGCCACATGCCGTGGAGAGTGCTACCAG GTAAAGGATCATGAAGATGCTGTTCAAGAGCTCTGGAGGAGACGAGATGAAGCTGATAGAGGTTTAATTGCAAGCTTGAGGGCTGCTGCTGGGTTGCCAACTCAGGaagatattttttctatttcaccCTACTCTGATGACGAAGAAAATGGTCCCATGATGCTCAAGAATGAATTTGGACGTTCTTTAAAGCTCTCTCTCAAAGGGTTAGTTGACAAGTCTCCAAAGAAGAACAAGGAATATGTAAAAAAACCTTCATATAAGAAATTTGCTAACAGAAAAGGATTAAATAGGACAGAGTCACATCAGCATGAGATTCAATCTTTAGGACACAGTTCGGATGATAACAAAAATGACAATTTGGAGTCTCATGATAAAGGAAGACCAGGTGtatattcttcttctattgCAGGAGTTGTGAACCATGCTGAAGGAAACTGTTCTGTTAATCAGACTGGGGTTTTGAAACACAAATATGTTGACGAGGTGATGGTGAGTGATGGGGAACGGACATCTAGGATTGTTAGACTGAAGAATAAGAAGCCTCATGATTTGGATAGCGGGGATGATGCTGAAAAACATGctatcaaatttaaatctgTGAAGGCCAAGAAGCTGGTTATTAATCTAGGTGCTCGAAAAATAAATGTAACCAATTCTCATAGATCTGATGCATCCAGCTGCCAAAGAGATCAAGATATGACAACTCCCAATG GCAGTGAAGATACAGGCCAACATCTAATGAGTGACAGGTTCGTGGGGGATAGACATGAAGGCAATGCTAGATTTGGTGATG GAGATACAGTTGATCACTCTGTCCAAATAAGAAGTTTGAAGTTTCCTCGGAGGGAAGGAAATTTTATCAAGTTCGGaaaagtgaaaaatgaaaCTTCTAACTTAAATCCCAAATTTCAGACAGGGAGTGATGCTGATGGTGAAAAAATGGTTTCGGTTTCATCAAGTAAAAGAAGCATTGATGGATGTGGGACAGCTGTTGGGCCTGTAGATGAAGTCCCCACATTAAGAAGTGATAAGGTGTCTATAGGGAAGCAACTAGAAGTCAGGTCTGAGACACATGCTGAAAGCAATGATGATTCTGGTGATGCATCTTTGCCAAAAGACTCCAAAATTTCACTGAagttaaagattaaaaatccTAATCTTTTAAACCAATATTCTCGAAAGCCTCCACCTGAGGAAGAAAAGAGTTCCATAAGGGGCCAAAGGTCAAAAAGAAAGAGACCGTCAAGCTTTATGGACAAATCActttttaatgaaaatgaagataTCACTCAAGCACACCAAGATAGTGAGATGCTGGAAGCTAGTTGGATATTGAAAAAGTTGGGTAAAGATGCAATTGGAAAGAGAGTTGAAGTTCACCAGCCATCTGACAATTCATG GCATAAGGGAGTGGTCTCTGACACTGTTGAAGGCACATCGATGATATCAGTCACTCTGGATGACAGTAGAGTAAAAACCTTACAACTTGGGAAGCAAGCGGTCCGCTTTGTTCCTCAAAAGCAAAAGAGGTCACGTGAAGGTTGA